GGCCGCGCCTTTGACGTGACGCGGCCAGTCGAGGAGATTGCCCAAAAGGCTGCTGCTTGGATTAAGGCGGGGGCCTAAAAGAGCGCTGCTACTGCGTAGAGCACCAAGACTAGGGCAAAGCCGATGACGGAAATCAGAATTTGGTTGACCGTCCAGGTCTTCAGTGTGGTGACCGTATCCATGCCCATCAGGCGGCCGACGAGCCAGAAGCCGGAGTCGTTGACGTGAGAGCCGAAGACAGAACCAGCGGCGGTGGCAACCACGATGAGCGCGAGCTGTAGCTCGTTGAAGCCGCCGGCCTCCACGGCGGGAACCATGAGGGCGGCAGCGGTGGTGAGCGCAACGGTCGCCGAGCCTTGGGCCAGGCGCAGGGCCACGGCGATGAGGTAGCAGGCCAGGATAACGGGGATGCCGAGACCGGAGAGGGAATCGGCCAGGGCGTCGCCAATGCCAGAAGTGCGCAGTACTCCGCCGAACATGCCGCCGGCACCGGTGATGAGCACAACGGAACAGATGGGCCCGAGCGAGGAATCGACAAGCTTTTCCAGCGCAGTCTTTTCTACGCCGCGGCGCAGGCCCAGGACCACGAGTGCAATGAGCACGGTGATGAGCAGCGCGATCGGGGTCTGGCCTAGCATGACAAAGAACCGCACCCACGCCGCGTCGGCATCGATGGTGCCATAGGACGCCAGGGCATTGAGGCCGGTGTTGAAGAAGATGAGCACCATCGGGATGAGCAGGAGGGAAATCACCGTGGCGGCAGAGGCCGGCCTGAGGGGTTTCTCTTCTTCCGAAAGCACCGGGCCGGCGATGGCATCAGTAACCTTCAGCGGGAATTTCTTGCCGGAAAGCAGGCCGAAGCGGTAGCCGGAGATATACCAGGTAGGCAGTGCAAGCAGCAGGCCAACGAGGAGGACGAGGCCGAGGTCGGCACCGTAGAATTCGCTGGCTGCAACGGGGCCTGGGTGCGGTGGCAGGTAGACGTGCATAACAGAAAACGCACCAGCAGCCGGCAGACCAAACGCTAGGACCGGACCGTCCAAGCGGCGAGCAACGGCGAAGATAACCGGCAGCATCACAATCAGGCCGGCATCGAAGAAGATGGGAAAGCCCATAATCAGCGAGGCGAGGCCGAGCGCAAGGGGTGCTTTGGATTCGCCGAAGCGGCGGACCATGGCGTCGGCAAGCGATTTGGCGCCACCGGAGGCTTCCACCAACCGGCCAATCATGGCACCCAGTCCCACCAGCAATGCCACCGAGCCCAGAGTGGAGCTAAAGCTTTCGGTCATGGTGGGCACAATGCCCTCCAACGGAATGCCTGCAGCTAGCGCCGTGAGCGCCGAGACCACCAGCAGGGTGAGAAAAGCGTGGAGCTTGAAATAGATGACCAGCACCAAAATTACGGCGATGGCGGCCACCGCAATCCCTAGCAGCGGGCCGGTCGACAGAGTGGGTTCCCACGTATCCATAAGGCGGGCTCCTTTTCTTATGCAAATCTTTGAATAACGGCAACGTTAGCAGTGGTCGTGTGCGCTGCCTAAAGCAATCGGCTAAATGCGACCTACCCAACACGTAGCCGGGTGAAGACAGAAAAATCCCCTAGGCACCGTACTGGGCCTAGGGGAGGGGCAGGCAGTTTAGTCGAACTGGCCCTGGATGATAGCCGCCGCATCCAGCGGGGTCACGTGGTAGGAGATGGGATTCTGGTTGGCGCCGGCCATGAGCGCGCCGGCGCAGGAGTGGCCCGCGCCCATCATGTGGCCCAGCTCGTGGGCGATGGTGCCCTGGACTGCCTCTGGGTACTGGGCATTAGGAATCTTGATGAAGACCATCTTGTGGTCAGGGTAAGCGGCACCCTGCACGTAGCCGTTTGGGTCCGGTTTGAAGATGATGGCGACGGTGTCATCGTCAGCCTCGGAAGGCTTTACTTCCTTCAGGGAAGCCTTGCCGTCGAGGGCCTTGTTCCACTCGGCAACCGCGGCATCCAGCTGCTTGCGGTACGGGAAGCCTTCGACCACCTTGTATTCCAGAACACCATCTTTGAAGTACGGCTTTACGGAGTCTTCATCGTGGAGGATGGATGGATCCGGAACCGGCTTGCCATCGTTGGCCAGCTTGGTGATGGTCTTGCAGGTGCCCGGGGAGATGAGGGAGCGAACTGGGTCGCTCTTGGCGCTTGCGGCCGGTGCGGCGACGGTACCGAGGATTGCGGTTGCAGCCAGAGTGGCGGCAGAAAGCTTCTTGAAAGAAGGCATAGGCAGTGAGTTACCTTTCGGTTGATTTTAAGGTTCGCGGAGTGTGATAATCCCGGCAATATCCGTGGTAAACGGCGTTGTGCGGGTTTGTATGCGTGCGAGCATATATCAGTTTCTTATTGTCCGCAAAGGGAAAAATAAGAAACTGAGTAACTTACTGCCTCTTTACCGCCTTTTAGTTCAATCGCTCTCCAGTGGTGGTGCTAAACAAATGCACGCGGTCCGGGTCGGGGGAAACGTAGAAAGTATCGCCCACCGCATAGCGGCCGCGGGCATCGACCAAAATGCCGGTCTGGCCACCCATCCGGGTCGAGGACTTGAGCACGCCGTCGGCGGAGCTGTTGCCGGCGGCGTCGTTAAGCTCGCCATAGACATAGGTCTGGTTACCTAGTTCTTCGACGTGCGCGACGGTGAACTTCGCCCCGCCATTGCCGGTATCGCTTAGCTGCCAGTCTTCCGGGCGGATGCCCACCGTGACGGTCTTCACGCCCTCAAAGTTGTAGTTGGCCAGATTGATGCGAGTAGAGCCGATGTTGAGCTCAGAGGAGTTATGGGTGAGGTCGTAGATATTCATCGCCGGGGAGCCAATGAAACCGGCGACGAAGACATTCTGCGGGCGGTCATAAATGGTGCGGGTGGTATCGACCTGTTGCAAGACGCCGGCATTGAGAACGGCGACGCGGTCACCCATGGTCATCGCCTCGGTCTGGTCGTGGGTGACATATACGGTGGTGGTACCAAGGCGGCGCTGCAGGTTAGAGATCTGCGCGCGGGTGGACACGCGCAGCTTGGCATCCAGGTTGGACAGCGGCTCGTCCATGCAGAATACGGCTGGCTCGCGGACGATGGCGCGGCCCATGGCCACGCGCTGGCGCTGGCCACCGGAAAGATTAGCCGGCTTGCGGTCCAACAGGTCTTCCATCTGCAGGATCTTCGCGGCCTCGTGCACGCGAGACTTGATTTCGGACTTAGGAACCTTGCGGTTTTCCAGCGCGAAGGACATATTCTGAGCCACGGACATATTGGGGTAGAGGGCATAGTTCTGAAAGACCATGGCCACGTCGCGGTCCGATGGGCTGACCCCGGTGACGTCCTTACCACCGATGCGGATGGAGCCGCGGTCGGTGGGCTCGAGACCTGCCAGCATGCGCAGGCTGGTGGACTTACCGCAGCCGGATGGGCCGACGAGGACCAAGAATTCGCCATCGGCAATATCCAGGTTGAGGCGGTCAACGGCAGGGCGTTCCGCGTCCTTGGAGTAGATGCGGCTTGCGCCATCGAAGGTGACAGTAGCCATGGTTACCTTTCAGAAACTAGTGGGGAAGGGGAGTGACTGCGAGAGCCTACTTATTGATGACGGTCTTAACCTGATTGTCGTAGATGGACTGCAGGGTCTTTTGCAGATCGGTCAGTACCTTGGTGACGTCATCGCGGTTGGTGACGATCTTTTCAAAGGCGCCGCCGATTTCCTGGTCCGCGCCGGGCAGGAAGACGCGGGCATTGTCCTGCGGGCGGGTC
The nucleotide sequence above comes from Corynebacterium tuberculostearicum. Encoded proteins:
- a CDS encoding ABC transporter ATP-binding protein yields the protein MATVTFDGASRIYSKDAERPAVDRLNLDIADGEFLVLVGPSGCGKSTSLRMLAGLEPTDRGSIRIGGKDVTGVSPSDRDVAMVFQNYALYPNMSVAQNMSFALENRKVPKSEIKSRVHEAAKILQMEDLLDRKPANLSGGQRQRVAMGRAIVREPAVFCMDEPLSNLDAKLRVSTRAQISNLQRRLGTTTVYVTHDQTEAMTMGDRVAVLNAGVLQQVDTTRTIYDRPQNVFVAGFIGSPAMNIYDLTHNSSELNIGSTRINLANYNFEGVKTVTVGIRPEDWQLSDTGNGGAKFTVAHVEELGNQTYVYGELNDAAGNSSADGVLKSSTRMGGQTGILVDARGRYAVGDTFYVSPDPDRVHLFSTTTGERLN
- a CDS encoding GntP family permease; its protein translation is MDTWEPTLSTGPLLGIAVAAIAVILVLVIYFKLHAFLTLLVVSALTALAAGIPLEGIVPTMTESFSSTLGSVALLVGLGAMIGRLVEASGGAKSLADAMVRRFGESKAPLALGLASLIMGFPIFFDAGLIVMLPVIFAVARRLDGPVLAFGLPAAGAFSVMHVYLPPHPGPVAASEFYGADLGLVLLVGLLLALPTWYISGYRFGLLSGKKFPLKVTDAIAGPVLSEEEKPLRPASAATVISLLLIPMVLIFFNTGLNALASYGTIDADAAWVRFFVMLGQTPIALLITVLIALVVLGLRRGVEKTALEKLVDSSLGPICSVVLITGAGGMFGGVLRTSGIGDALADSLSGLGIPVILACYLIAVALRLAQGSATVALTTAAALMVPAVEAGGFNELQLALIVVATAAGSVFGSHVNDSGFWLVGRLMGMDTVTTLKTWTVNQILISVIGFALVLVLYAVAALF